One Kazachstania africana CBS 2517 chromosome 9, complete genome genomic region harbors:
- the ANP1 gene encoding Anp1p (similar to Saccharomyces cerevisiae ANP1 (YEL036C); ancestral locus Anc_1.479) — protein MVKSRTNMQWKPSSTSSSVVSIAGTVVTTLLLLRLLLSSSVVPLGLSLFGPYVPDFKNVPGVEYYDLRNYQGNSDGWQRNDRILFCVPLRDAAEHLPMFFEHLNLMTYPHNFIDLSFLVSDSSDDTMGVLLSHLQSAQSQMDKSKRFGNIEIYEKDFGQIIGQSFSDRHGFAAQGPRRKLMARARNWLGSVALKPYHSWVYWRDVDVETVPRTIMEDLMHHDKDVIVPNVWRPLPDWLGNIQPYDLNSWQESEGGLQLAEALEEDAVIVEGYPEYATWRPHLAYMRDPNGDPEEEMELDGIGGVSILSKAKVFRTGSHFPAFSFEKHAETEAFGRLSRRMNYNVVGLPHYVIWHIYEPSTEDLKHMAWMAEEEKRRLEESRIKDFYDKIWRTGFEDVRDDWADERDAILLNIDYSATSERKIAVDWSENGDGSELVENNVQEPNREVPADFDPSL, from the coding sequence ATGGTGAAAAGTAGAACAAATATGCAGTGGAAGCCATCGTCAACGTCTTCATCGGTGGTCAGTATAGCAGGGACTGTAGTGACTACGCTGCTGTTGCTCAGACTGTTGTTGTCCTCATCAGTCGTGCCTCTCGGTCTATCTCTGTTTGGACCTTACGTACCGGATTTTAAGAATGTACCTGGTGTGGAGTATTATGATCTACGTAACTACCAGGGGAATAGTGATGGATGGCAGCGTAACGACAGGATCCTGTTCTGTGTGCCACTAAGAGACGCTGCTGAACATCTCCCGATGTTCTTTGAACATCTCAATTTGATGACTTATCCACACAATTTCATCGATTTATCCTTCCTAGTGAGTGACTCTTCAGATGACACCATGGGTGTCTTACTGTCCCACTTACAATCTGCTCAATCTCAGATGGATAAGTCTAAAAGATTCGGTAATATAGAGATCTATGAAAAGGATTTTGGTCAGATCATTGGTCAATCTTTCTCTGATAGACATGGTTTCGCGGCTCAGGGTCCTAGAAGAAAACTTATGGCAAGAGCAAGAAACTGGCTGGGCTCCGTGGCATTGAAACCGTACCATTCCTGGGTCTATTGGAGAGACGTGGACGTCGAAACTGTACCTCGCACAATCATGGAAGATCTAATGCATCACGATAAAGACGTCATCGTACCAAACGTATGGAGACCTCTTCCAGATTGGTTAGGGAACATCCAGCCTTATGATCTTAATTCGTGGCAAGAATCCGAAGGTGGGTTACAGTTGGCAGAAGCGCTGGAGGAAGACGCGGTCATCGTGGAGGGGTACCCTGAATACGCTACATGGAGGCCTCATCTAGCGTACATGAGAGATCCTAATGGCGAtccagaagaagaaatggaatTGGATGGTATCGGTGGTGTCTCAATTTTGTCTAAGGCTAAGGTGTTTCGTACGGGTTCTCACTTCCCTGCTTTCtcctttgaaaaacatGCTGAAACTGAAGCATTCGGAAGATTATCAAGAAGAATGAATTACAACGTCGTTGGGCTGCCTCATTACGTGATTTGGCACATTTACGAACCTTCCACCGAAGATTTAAAACATATGGCTTGGATggctgaagaagaaaaacgtAGATTGGAAGAATCAAGAATCAAAGATTTTTATGACAAGATTTGGAGAACAGGGTTTGAAGACGTTAGAGACGATTGGGCCGATGAAAGAGATGCCATCCTATTAAATATCGATTACTCTGCAACTTCcgaaagaaaaattgcaGTGGATTGGTCTGAAAATGGAGACGGTTCAGAATTAGTCGAAAATAACGTTCAAGAACCAAATAGGGAAGTCCCAGCAGATTTCGATCCTTCTCTATAA
- the KAFR0I02780 gene encoding uncharacterized protein (similar to Saccharomyces cerevisiae RAD23 (YEL037C); ancestral locus Anc_1.480), which produces MKLYIKDPRTRSKFQLNGTVNDTVRDLKHHIVKSHKLVCHTDEISLIYSGKLLQDDATLNSLHLKDNAQIVMLIRRRPSPISDNDKKIRRLVELGFQRDSVIDALEAHNYNTEDALTELTTVTESHTIESDPTRLFVEVTLEDLIALRQIKDGDTEAIRPLITSLTERYPHLANDLQSDPDKYVNIMLNLMNDTVSSNAKEFEASESESEQDSA; this is translated from the coding sequence ATGAAACTGTACATCAAAGATCCCAGAACAAGGTCCAAATTTCAACTGAATGGAACCGTCAATGATACCGTCCGGGATTTGAAACACCATATCGTTAAAAGTCACAAGTTAGTGTGTCATACGGATGAAATAAGTCTCATATATTCAGGGAAGCTTTTGCAGGATGATGCAACATTGAACTCGTTGCACTTAAAGGACAACGCACAAATTGTAATGCTCATACGACGTAGGCCATCACCGATTTcagataatgataaaaagaTTAGACGACTAGTCGAACTAGGGTTTCAAAGGGATAGCGTCATCGATGCGTTGGAGGCTCATAATTACAATACAGAAGATGCATTAACAGAGTTAACCACTGTTACTGAATCGCATACGATAGAGAGTGACCCGACAAGACTCTTTGTAGAGGTCACACTAGAAGATCTCATTGCATTGAGACAAATCAAAGATGGAGATACCGAAGCAATACGACCATTAATTACTAGCCTCACCGAGAGGTACCCTCATTTGGCAAATGATCTACAAAGTGATCCCGATAAGTACGTCAATATCATGTTGAATCTTATGAACGATACTGTAAGTAGCAATGCCAAGGAATTTGAAGCCAGCGAAAGTGAGAGTGAGCAAGATTCTGCATAA
- the UTR1 gene encoding NADH/NAD(+) kinase (similar to Saccharomyces cerevisiae YEF1 (YEL041W) and UTR1 (YJR049C); ancestral locus Anc_1.484), whose protein sequence is MMEENLPKAKMSGRLMVAGDPALRSLSNKENESRESLSNLSNGSVSSLVTPHSRNRSSANTHFQYATTAYGVRMLSKDIINTKVDLQVENLMIVTKLNDVSLYYLTRELVEWVLCTFPHINVYVDSVLKNDSKFSAIEICKDSKCVASRIKYWTTDFIDSNDVFFDLVVTMGGDGTVLYVSSIFKKHVPPIMSFSLGSLGFLTNFKFENFRKDLPDILNKKIRTYLRLRLECKLYRRHKPERDPRTGKNICVVELVSTHHILNELTIDRGPSPFISMLELYGDGSLMTVAQADGLIIATPTGSTAYSLSAGGSLVCPTVNAIAVTPICPHTLSFRPIILPDNINLKVKVSAKSRSTAWASFDGKDRTELQKGDFITISASPYSFPTVESSPMEFINSISRTLNWNVREQQKSLTHMLSPKNKEKYAIESKNIEKLSSSSEEEIEEPKIFDERGKNTNGSSLSESDISDENAEDKEPEEVCVEQPNFKPNVKFTI, encoded by the coding sequence ATGATGGAAGAGAATTTACCAAAGGCTAAGATGTCGGGTCGTTTGATGGTTGCAGGCGATCCAGCATTAAGATCGCTGAGCAATAAGGAGAATGAATCTAGAGAATCGTTGAGTAATTTGAGTAATGGAAGCGTTTCAAGTCTTGTGACTCCTCATTCTCGCAACAGGAGTTCTGCAAATACACATTTTCAGTATGCTACGACTGCGTATGGGGTCCGGATGCTTTCCAAGGATATTATCAATACGAAGGTTGATCTTCAAGTGGAAAACTTGATGATCGTGACGAAATTAAACGATGTTTCTCTGTACTATCTGACCAGAGAACTCGTTGAATGGGTGTTGTGCACTTTCCCGCATATTAACGTCTACGTGGATTcagtattgaaaaatgacaGTAAATTCAGTGCAATAGAGATTTGCAAAGATTCTAAGTGTGTCGCTAGTAGGATCAAATACTGGACTACGGATTTCATTGATAGCAATGACGTTTTCTTTGATCTGGTCGTCACTATGGGTGGTGATGGTACGGTTTTATACGTCAGTTCcattttcaagaaacatGTGCCACCGATTATGTCCTTTTCATTGGGATCTCTGGGATTTCTAACCAATTTTAAGTTTGAGAATTTCAGAAAGGATCTTCCAGATATCTTGAATAAGAAGATTAGAACTTATTTAAGACTTCGGCTAGAATGTAAACTTTATAGAAGACATAAACCAGAACGAGATCCAAGGACGGGTAAAAACATTTGCGTCGTAGAATTAGTCTCTACTCACCATATACTGAATGAACTGACAATAGATCGTGGTCCAAGTCCATTCATCTCAATGTTAGAGTTATATGGAGACGGTTCCTTGATGACAGTGGCACAGGCAGATGGCCTAATCATTGCTACGCCGACGGGGTCTACAGCATACTCATTAAGTGCAGGTGGCTCTCTTGTATGTCCCACAGTGAATGCTATAGCAGTGACGCCAATATGTCCACATACTTTAAGTTTCCGACCTATTATTTTACCAgataatatcaatttgaaagtgaaaGTATCCGCGAAATCAAGAAGTACTGCATGGGCTTCGTTTGATGGTAAAGATAGGACTGAGTTACAAAAGGGAGATTTTATAACTATTTCAGCAAGTCCATATAGCTTCCCTACGGTGGAATCGTCACCTATGGAATTCATTAACAGTATAAGTAGGACATTGAATTGGAATGTCAGAGAACAACAAAAATCGTTAACGCATATGTTATCTCCTAAGAATAAGGAAAAATATGCTATTGAATCTAagaacattgaaaaattgagtTCATCGTCTGAAGAAGAGATTGAAGAACCTAAAATTTTCGATGAGAGGGGTAAAAATACGAATGGAAGTAGCTTAAGTGAGTCAGATATTTCTGATGAAAATgctgaagataaagaaCCTGAAGAGGTTTGTGTTGAACAGCCAAACTTTAAACCAAACGTAAAATTTACCATATGA
- the ISY1 gene encoding Isy1p (similar to Saccharomyces cerevisiae ISY1 (YJR050W); ancestral locus Anc_1.486), whose amino-acid sequence MSRNIDKANSVLVRYQEQQASETGGYKDYSRYKRPKSVNSVKTLKECLSWRSQIISEIKSNTTRIYDPSLDEVTTRDLNDTINDGVAELQKWDHQILKKFNHRPAKVHIGGKMILGKRYFGRSVELPEIKEVVEQERNRKLQVDEVIDTKKIPDKKKNKRYYSWDNADVDFEQEWTHKLREYYKDEIEPMEEDSEDADFQVPTLSQMEVWLVERRKQKLLQELQL is encoded by the coding sequence ATGAGTAGGAACATAGACAAGGCCAACTCTGTGCTGGTGAGGTACCAGGAACAACAAGCTAGCGAAACGGGTGGGTATAAGGATTATTCGCGGTATAAGAGACCCAAGAGTGTGAATTCTGTTAAGACGTTGAAAGAGTGTCTCTCTTGGAGATCGCAGATTATCAGTGAGATCAAGTCTAATACCACCAGAATATACGATCCATCGCTGGACGAAGTGACAACAAGAGATTTGAACGATACTATTAATGACGGCGTGGCAGAATTACAGAAGTGGGACCATCAGATCCTGAAGAAGTTCAACCATAGACCAGCAAAAGTGCATATTGGGGGTAAGATGATTTTGGGGAAACGCTATTTTGGCAGAAGTGTAGAGCTTCCCGAGATTAAGGAAGTAGTAGAGCAGGAACGCAATAGGAAGTTACAGGTCGATGAAGTTATTGATACTAAAAAGATTCCagataagaagaagaacaagcGGTACTATTCATGGGACAACGCAGATGTGGACTTTGAGCAGGAATGGACCCATAAATTGAGAGAGTACTATAAGGATGAAATCGAACCAATGGAGGAAGATTCAGAAGATGCTGACTTCCAAGTACCCACATTGTCACAAATGGAGGTGTGGCTTGTCGAAAGACGGAAACAAAAGCTGCTTCAAGAGTTGCAACTTTAA
- the OSM1 gene encoding fumarate reductase (similar to Saccharomyces cerevisiae YEL047C and OSM1 (YJR051W); ancestral locus Anc_1.490) yields MRRPVRKLLYWIFLITVVVYTVKQSSKTMFLRRTASKAPVVIIGSGLAGLSTANQLVDSYNIPVVLLDKAASIGGNSIKASSGINGVNTKTQESLNVEDSPELFYEDTFKSAKGRGIPNLMKKLSQESKLAISWLQNKPFNIKLDALAQLGGHSKARTHRSNGKLPPGYEIVSTLSKHLKSVSEKNSELVQILLNSKVTNIDFENNQVSKVHYIDSQNKPQALDASNVVFATGGFGYSKDMLQKYAPQLLNLPTTNGDQTTGDGQIILEKLSAELVDMDQVQVHPTGFIDPNDRNNNWKFLAAEALRGLGGILLNPIDGKRFVNELDTRDNVTAAIQKFCPQDDNTALLVMNENVYSAYKNNMDFYISKNLIRKMSIKEFIGEFSIPIKSTELINDFVQYSSTTVADTHGRSSKVNTFNIEIDENSPIYVGEITPVVHFTMGGVKINENSQVLDKNDNILARGLYAAGEVSGGVHGSNRLGGSSLLECVVFGRTAADNIASSW; encoded by the coding sequence ATGAGAAGACCTGTGAGAAAATTGCTCTATTGGATCTTCCTAATAACAGTTGTTGTCTACACAGTAAAACAAAGCTCTAAGACGATGTTTCTCAGGAGAACCGCTTCAAAAGCTCCCGTGGTGATCATTGGGTCAGGCCTCGCCGGTCTATCGACTGCTAACCAATTAGTCGACAGTTATAATATCCCAGTCGTACTCCTCGACAAAGCTGCATCAATTGGTGGAAATTCTATAAAGGCATCTAGTGGTATCAATGGTGTTAACACCAAGACTCAGGAATCGTTAAATGTTGAAGATTCACCTGAATTGTTCTATGAAGACACGTTCAAATCAGCAAAGGGCAGAGGTATCCCcaatttaatgaagaaattatcaCAGGAATCGAAACTAGCAATTTCATGGTTACAGAATAAGCCATTCAACATCAAACTTGATGCTTTGGCTCAGTTAGGTGGCCATTCCAAAGCAAGAACCCATAGGTCCAATGGTAAACTACCTCCAGGCTATGAAATTGTCTCTACCTTATCGAAACACTTGAAGTCTGTTAGTGAAAAGAACTCTGAATTagttcaaattttattgaatagTAAAGTAACAAATATCgactttgaaaataatcAGGTATCAAAGGTACATTATATCGATTCACAAAATAAGCCACAAGCCCTAGATGCTAGTAATGTGGTTTTCGCAACAGGTGGGTTTGGATACTCCAAGGATATGTTACAAAAGTATGCTCCACAATTACTGAATCTACCAACTACAAATGGTGATCAAACTACAGGCGATGgtcaaataattcttgaaaaattaagtGCAGAGCTTGTTGATATGGATCAAGTTCAGGTGCATCCAACTGGTTTCATCGATCCAAATGATCGTAACAACAACTGGAAATTTTTAGCTGCTGAGGCATTGAGAGGTCTGGGGGGTATTCTTCTGAATCCCATTGATGGTAAAAGATTTGTTAATGAACTGGACACAAGAGACAATGTGACTGCAGCAATACAAAAATTCTGCCCTCAAGATGATAATACAGCTCTTTTAGTCATGAACGAAAACGTTTATTCGGcttataaaaataatatggACTTTTATATCTCCAAAAACTTGATTAGAAAAATGtcaataaaagaatttataGGCGAATTTAGCATACCAATAAAATCAACAGAGTTGATAAATGACTTCGTACAATATTCTTCAACAACTGTCGCAGATACACACGGCCGTTCATCTAAAGTGAACACTTTTAATATAGAAATCGATGAAAACAGCCCAATATATGTGGGAGAAATTACTCCTGTTGTACATTTTACAATGGGTGGTGTCAAGATCAATGAAAACTCTCAGGTTTTGGATAAGAATGACAATATCCTAGCAAGAGGTTTATATGCTGCCGGAGAAGTCTCTGGAGGTGTCCATGGTTCTAACAGATTGGGTGGCTCAAGTTTGCTAGAATGCGTGGTCTTTGGTAGGACGGCCGCGGACAATATTGCGTCAAGTTGGTAG